The Periophthalmus magnuspinnatus isolate fPerMag1 chromosome 19, fPerMag1.2.pri, whole genome shotgun sequence region TCGGACACAATGCATTCTCACTCAGGTGTTAACAATCCCCTAGATGAGTGGttctccaaaatgtttgactctTGGAAACAAGTAGCAATGTCAATGGCTACCACAGTAGTAATGGTGATTGCATTATTTATCtttggtggttgttgttgtgttccATTGATTAGATCTTTAATTGAATGTGTCATTCAACACGCTGTACGTGGTCAGCTAAAAGGTCAATATACAATGCTTAAACAGGAGGAGGTAAAACCCACATTACGGGTATTGCCCCACCGTATGAACTTTAAGAAAACATATAAAAGGTGATCTATAAAAATAGATCAAAAGGGGGAATGAAGGACGTGAACAtcattgctcataatattaaagattagactaaaaggaggtttaggactttcacccaacactgcacaaacacactccattctTGCCCTATCGCATAGAAAAGAACGTACTGCGACAATAGATAGATTGAGTAGCATGTCCTCAGATTACAGATAATGCTGCGTCAGCAGGGCGCCTGGAGGGTAGAGGAGTGCCAGAAGGAAGATGAAGATGTCCACACCCagctactgaatattcatgatttatgtttaaatgtggcgttCAGGGTCAGGCACTCAGATCAAAACGGGACCGCCCCTGAGATCTCCGTGCACGTACTAGGGACAGCATCACGCCTGACTTGTATTAGATTGGATGTATAGGGAATAATAAAACTCGAGTGATTctactctctggtctccagtGGTTCTTCTGATCGGATAAAAGGAACATGCTTACAAAGACGTCAAATAAATGTGATGTGATTgtgtaacaaagaaaaaaagtgttaataatttttttttttttttatccaaatgcTGAAAGAATCCAACCTTTGCTTTGACAACAACTGCTTCTAATTTTAACAGTTTCCTTTCTCCATTCAGCTAAAGCTAgattaaacgaggactaaacgaggactaaagttggactgaagcaggactaaacgaggactaaacaagcactaaacgaggactaaacgaggactgaagcaggactaaccgAGGACGAAACGAGGACGAAAcgaggactgaagcaggacttaCCGAGGACGAAACGAGGACAAAACgaggactgaagcgggactaaacgaggactaaccgaggactaaacgaggactgaagcaggactaaacgaggactaaccgaggactaaacgaggactgaagcaggactaaacaaggactaaccgaGGACTAACCGAGGATTAAacgagaactgaaccaggactgaaccaggactgaaccaggactgaaccaggactgaactaggattaaaccaggactaaaccaggattaaatcaggactacaccaggactaaaccagaactaaaccaggactaaaccaggactaaaccaggactaaaccaggactaaaccaggactgaaccaggactaaaccaggactaaaccaagactaaaccaggactaagccaggactaaaccaggattaaaccaggactgaaccaggactgaaccaggactgaaccaggactaaactagaactaaaccaggattaaaccaggaccaagccaggactaaaccaggactaaacctggactaaacctggactaaacctggactaaacctggactaaacctggactaaacctggactaaacgaggattaaaccaggactaaaccacgactaaactagGGTCCGTTGGTACCTTGGCGTCCTCCTTTGTGAAGAGTCGACACCAGGGAGAGTAGAGAGATTTGATGGCCAGTTCATAAGAGCAGATGAAGAATGCGGCCTCCACCAGGTCTGCGACAACGAAAGACAAGAAGGTTGAAAACTATAactatggttaaaaaaaacaaggacaaaatgattaaaaagtacaactatggcaaaaaacaaagacaaaagagTTAAAAACTACAATAATGGTGAGAACGGGGACAAAGGGtttaaaaactacaactacagtgaGAACAAAGGACAAAATGgttaaaaactacaaatatgGCAAACAAAATTGTCAAAAGGGATCAAAACTACAGATATGGTGAGCACAGAGGACAAAAGGgttaaaaactacaactacagtgaGAACAGAGGACAAAAGGGTTAAAAACTACAACTATAGTTAGAGCTGCAAGATGACTCAATCGAATCGAAATCACGCAatgagcaaatcacaaaggcacCATCATTTCCTACTCACAGTTCAAAATGTGAACCAGGCTCCAGATTAGTCTCTATAATGGCTCAATTCATTTGAAGCTGAACGCtgcaggtgacgtcacactccctcagtcgaCTTCTTACTTACTTCTATACAAGCTGTTTCCTTCACAAACTACAAAATCtcctcttattctgcataagAACTGCTCACCCTGAGGTTTagaactgtacaaacatgttctgtaatGTGACTCTGtatcagtttgtcagttcagagtTCAGTCTTTTGATCAAATcatctggatgtgtttaaaatgtgaactttgaacaggtctaaaccaggactgaaccaggactaaacaaagactaaacaaagactaaaccaggaataaaccagaactgaaccaggactgaagcaggactaaaccaggactgaactaggactaaacaaggactaaaccaggaatgaaccaggactgaagcaggactaaaccaggactaaactaggaccggaccaggactaaaccaggactaaaccaggactaaaccaggactaaaccaggactaaaccaggagtgaagcaggactaaaccaggactaaactaggaccggaccaggaataaaccaggactaaaccaggactaaaccaggactaaaccaggactaaaccaggactaaaccaggactaaaccaggactataccaggactataccaggactataccaggactatacaaagattaaaccaggactgaagcaggactaaaccaggactaaactaggaccggaccaggaataaaccaggactaaaccaggactaaaccaggaataaacaaggactaaaccaggactaaacaaagactaaaccaggactgaaccaggactgaagcaggactaaagcaggactaaagcaggactaaaccaggactaaacaaaaaaggataaaaaatacaattacagaCACACAGGACAAGAgtgagtgacgtcacccacagcgttggGCAGTGGTTATAGTGTCTAATCTGGAGCCCAGTTCAACATTTGGAATTCTAACTgtgaccaaagagccaatcaggacgatgtagagcgggttaaagcaaacattttacagtcagaatgatgagtctgaaagcagcagttacagagagaggggccacggtttttcaatagaaggtGAACTGGAGTCGACGTAGCTGAATCGCACCTATGCTCATTTCTTGTTTGGAACACGAAGCAGGACAGATCTGACCAGAGAAATGTACTGtctatggtttagacctggaggGAGGAAGTCCGGTTCTAGCCTCAGCCTCTCTGAGACCCGGGCCCGGACTTGTCTGAGTTCTGGTCCGTGTTTGAAGCGGTCCACCTCCTCTGTCGCCGTGGCGTTTGTCTCCACTCCCTCCACGTAACCACGGCAACGCTCGAAGGACCTCATCAGAGAATCATCCACTTCATGAACATACTCTGGGTctaagacagaaagagaaggtaaagaccaggactaaaccaagactaaaccaagactaaactgggacagaACCAGGTCTTCACCAGGTCttcaccaggtctacaccagaactaaaccagaactaatccagaactaatcCAGAACGACTCccggattaaactaggactaaactaggactccAATGGGGTCTTAGTTTAAtcctaaactaggtctaaaccaggactacaagagggtctagaccaggagtaaaccagggtcCACTACTGGAACTAGAAGAGGACTATAAaggggactagaccaggactggaccaagactggaccaagactggaccaagactggaccaagactggaccaagactggaccaagactggaccaagacttaCCCTGTTCGCTGCCCACAGTTTGGGTCCCTGTAGTCTCTGGTCCAACCTTGGTCCCAGTCTCAGTCTGGGACTCTCTGGCCCGGTCccagacctggtgtagtccctcCTGGAACGCTTCGGCGCTGCTCACACATCGATGTTTGGAGCTGGTTTTGACGGTGATTCCGCCACCACGAAGCCCCGCCTCTGACAGAAGACCAGGAAACGAGCTGAATAATCGCATCGCCAGGTTCCTGAGGTCGGCCCGTCCCTTCTCCACCAGTCGACCtgcaacagccaatcagagctcaaCTTCCGGGTTATGTAAACCTGTAACGCCTTCACTCAGACTAGAGCTGACGATGGGGGTggggtgtcttgcccagggacacaacaacagtgtaaGCACAGTCGGAAGTAGAACCGGCGACCCTCCTGTTCAGATGAGTGCATAGATCACTGCACCACTGCCCCATCGGCGCAATGTCCataaagatttaaataatgcactgGAGGTCGTCCatgtatgatccatagtaaaagaaaaatgataTTCTGGCAACTGGACAAGATGCTTTATGAGTGAAAACATgcagcgatctgaccagaactgaagaagatacTTGGGTGAGCAgccaactaaaccaggactaaaccaggactaaaccaggactaaaccaggactaaaccaggactaaaccaggactaaaccaggactaaaccaggactaaatcaggattaaaccaggtctaaaccaggtctaaaccaggtctaaaccaagtctaaaccaggtctaaaccaagactaaaccaggactaaatcagccaggactaaaaccaggaaaaaaccaggaccaaaccaggtctaaaaccaggactgaaccaggactaaacttgaactAGAACAAGTATAAACCAGCCAGGACCCTCGACTGTATATAGTGTctatgtgtatgtgtctttatactgtctttatacagtctatggtcaggactaacccaggtctaaaccaggactatgataagagagaggaagggcatctgactcagtACCGTCCATGTCCTCCGTGTACCACTGCTGCCACTGCTCCTGGATCTCCCGGAGCCAGCTCGGAGCGCCGTGTCCCCGGGGGGCCTGGCTTTGGACCAGCCGGCTCAGACGCTCGATGCGGCGGATGTTCTTGACCGTGGGGAAGCGGGTCCCGTGGCGGATGACGGCGGTGAGGTGCACAGGGGAGCACCCCGCAGCCGCGGAGGAcaggttcagtcccggtctcacCACGTCTTCGTACCGCGTCTTAGTCCCGAAGTGCACCGCGATGTCCGGGACCGACCCGCTGCAGCAGAGGCGGGTGAGGAGCAGAAGCACGGCCGCCCGGAGCAGTCTGTGTCCGGGGAGAGACGCAGAGAGCCCTCCGGGAGCTGCTCTGGAGCCTGTGGCCGCCCGGAGGAGCCCGGTCCCGGACGGAGACGCGCAGCACGGCCCGGTATCCGGTTCCATTGCGGTTTGTTTTGTTGATCTTCCGGGTTCCTCTTCTTCTGTCTGAAAGTGCCTGTAGTTTTGCTGCCACCGCGCGGTCGCGTGCGGGCAGTGCCACTCGTGCGTAAAGTTGTGCGTAAAGCTGTGCGTAAAGGTGTGCGTAAAGTCCGGCTCCCTGCGagaatattgtcatttttactcTATTTATGGAATGTTCATTTGGGCccaaagtttagttttgttgtcACGGCCCAATAGTCGCTCCCGGTCACATCTCACTGGAGCCATGTGTGTGAGGAGCGCCCTCATTCTGCCCCTCTCATTCTGCCCCTCTCATTCTGCCCTTCAGCTTCACACGCCCCAGTCGCCCACCTGGACCGGGGGGAGCAGCACGGACAGGCTCCAGTGAAACACGCAGCcgtgaggagcagacagacatAATCACGTCTCACCAACCCAAACTTTTATTTCACCAAATTTGTTTTTCGAAAAGTTTAAACTTAAACACGTCCCTCCTGCTCTTCTGATGGTGGCAGAGAACACGAGAGGCACGTGCGCTCCATCTCTCCACATTTTAATACTAGTCTATTTATAGAGTGTGCATTTAGAcccagtgttttattattgtaacgCGCACGTTCTGTGGAGAATGAACTGCAGTACAATAAACCCGCCTGCGCAACCGGTCAGACTAATAAAGCagagttattcaaacatgtgagggaaacaaaacacaactccaggtctgtttttgaggaggaaacaacattaacacaaaagagtcagtttcgtgtaatacaggacctttaaatctgagacacagagacaggaggatCTTCatcttcagctctgcttcagtgACTTCAGTGCTTCAGCTGTGAGTGGTTTTATACAGACCAGAGGAAAGTCcggacacacacaaacatgttcacacacagacaaacacaccccgacatgtacacacacacagacatgtacacacacagacatgtacacacacagacatgttcacacacagacatgttcacacacagacaaacacaccccgacatgtacacacacagatatgtacacacacagacatgtacacacacagacatgtacacagacatgtacacagacatgtacacagacatgtacacagacatgtacacacacagacatgtacacacacagacatgttcatacacacacacacacagacatgttcacacacagacaaacacacaccgacatgttcacacacacacacaccccgacatgtACACACCccgacatgtacacacacagacatgtacacacacagacaaacacaccccgacatgtacacacacagacatgtacacacacagacaaacacaccccgacatgtacacacagacatgtacacacacagacatgtacacacacaggcaaacacacacagacatgtacacacacagacatgtacacacacagacatgttcacacacagacaaacacacaccaacatgtacacacacagacatgtacacacacagatatgtacacacacagacaaacacaccccgacatgtacacacacagacatgtacacacacagatatgtacacacagagacatgtacacacacaggcaAACACACAccgacatgtacacacacagacatgttcatacacacacgcagacatgtacacacagacatgtacacacacatatatttacacacacagacatgtacacacacagatatgtacacacacacagacatgttcatacacacacacacacacacacacaccccgacatgtacacacacagacatgtacacacacaggcaaacacacacagacatgttcacacacagacaaacacacacagacaaacacacccCGACATGTACACCccgacatgtacacacacagacatgtacacacacaggcaaacacacagacatgtacacacacagacatgttcacacacaaacacaccccgacatgtacacacacagacatgtacacacacagatatgtacacacagagacatgtacacacacagacaaactcacacagacatattcacacacagacatgttcacacacagacaaacacacacagtagtagtagtagtggaagtagtaacagcagcagtattaataatagcagtagtagtagtagtaatagcagtggtaatagtagtagtagtagtagtagtagtaatagcagtagtaatagtagtagtagtaatagcagtagtaatagtagtagtagtagtaatagcagtagcagtagcagtagtagtagtagtagctaaagAATGACCATATAATCAGTAaaattttgtttattaaagTGGCACATCTGATTGAAAGTATTGTTTATTTCACTAAAAAAATTTACACTTCCATAAAACTACAGAGtcctggaccagaactgaaccacaTCCAGACTCCAGGGGCCGTGTGCTGGGGACTCTGGCTGCTGGGCCCTTGAGGACCTCTGGGAGAGGCTTGTTGATGCGTCTATAGTTGTATATATTAGtgcaggcatgtccaaactgcggcccgggggccaaatgcggccctcggaccaatttttcttggccctcaagtttccaggtgaattggcctattttactttaaacagtacattttactatatatttctgaaaatctactttaacaagcccttatcaaatatttaatgtgttccattgaggatgtaaacatgaataaaggtctagtggttcagtctaacttgtaataataacacagatttgaagtattcactgtactggcgaccagtctatggccctcaatcggccctcggctttgtctgtgattttatatgtggcccttcatgagaaaagtttggacacccctgtattAGTGCATGCCCTGGTTTATTGTAGTACATGTTTGTTCTCGCTGTAGTATTAGTATATTGTACTACTAGCCCCTGGCTCACAGGGCATCGGGCCGGGGCATGTTGATGTGTTTGCAGTAGTGTGTATCTGTACACATTCTGGGGCCCCTGACTGTAGTATATAGTAGTATATATATTAGTATTTATATTTGAGTTAAAGGGCCTCTGGGAGGGGCATGTTGATGTGGGCCGTCAGCAGAGGGGCGCTCCTCCCCTCCTGTAGCACGCACaccttgatgacatcacagagggCGGGGCCAGTGCAGGTGACCCGTGTCTGCAGGGCGTAGGTGAGCCCGGGAGCCAACAGGGGCAGTCGCAGCAGGGGCGGGGCCACAGTGTAAAGGGCGGGGTCATACAGCATGCACAGAGACAGGCCTGTGATTGGTCGGAGCGCCGCGGCGTTCACCACATACAGAGTGAGTCTGAAGTTTGGCCCCAGGCCCTGCACAGCGGCGTGCAGCTTCACGGGCCCCTGTTCGGACGAGGGGCCGGTAGACGCCTCCAGAGCGCGGCTGTATGCCTGGGCGGTCCTCAGCCGTGTGCGCAGCAGGTCTCTGTGGAAGGCGCGGTGCATCAGGggcccctgctctctctctctcagtgtctGATCTACAAACAGCTGGCTCTTCTTTGGGACGTTCAGACGCACGCTCTGGGCCCCCGGGGGCCCGCCCCCCTCTGGCTTCTGTAGAGACGCTGTACGCCGCAGGATATGCACCAGCATGGCCCCTCCCTGCGTCGCCATGACAACAGTCCCGTCCTCACGGCCGTAGCGACCAAATGTCAGCGCGGTGACGGGCTCCGGGGTCCTTTGGGTGTTCAGCACCCACTGGTCCTGATATAGTCTGAGCTCACAGGACGCGAGGGCCACGAGCACCCCACTGAAGCCCCGAGACGAGAGGCGCATAGGGGCCATGGAGGTGATAGGGGCGGGGAGAGGGACCGACCACAGACGCTTACCCTAaagacacaaatatatatatgtactgttAATATACAAGAGATACAGAGATATACTGTTActatagagagaagagagagagggccgGCAGGGGGAAGGACCACAGGCATTTACCCTAAagcgcatatatatatatatatatatataatatatatataatatatatatatatatatattataatatatataatatatatatatatatatatataatatatatatatatatatatatatatatatatatatatatatatatatatgtgtgtgtgtgtacacacaggaggaggagaagtatgcagtag contains the following coding sequences:
- the minpp1b gene encoding multiple inositol polyphosphate phosphatase 1b; the protein is MEPDTGPCCASPSGTGLLRAATGSRAAPGGLSASLPGHRLLRAAVLLLLTRLCCSGSVPDIAVHFGTKTRYEDVVRPGLNLSSAAAGCSPVHLTAVIRHGTRFPTVKNIRRIERLSRLVQSQAPRGHGAPSWLREIQEQWQQWYTEDMDGRLVEKGRADLRNLAMRLFSSFPGLLSEAGLRGGGITVKTSSKHRCVSSAEAFQEGLHQVWDRARESQTETGTKVGPETTGTQTVGSEQDPEYVHEVDDSLMRSFERCRGYVEGVETNATATEEVDRFKHGPELRQVRARVSERLRLEPDFLPPDLVEAAFFICSYELAIKSLYSPWCRLFTKEDAKVLEYKGDLKQYWKRAHGHSINGLSSCPLFHHIFRTLDKAGRPRRATDAPPEPASVLIGHAETLLPLISLLGLYKDKSPPTAANYQSQRDRVFRSSHIVPYAANLLFVLYDCPRGPRLRLLANESPVRFPGMSHDLPLYRDVRATYRHLLDGCDFYKECEGRPSRAPNTEL